Proteins encoded in a region of the Flavobacterium sp. MDT1-60 genome:
- the recA gene encoding recombinase RecA, translating into MSSEKEAKLKALQLTLDKLDKTYGKGTVMKMGDKAIVEVETISSGSLGVDLALGVNGYPKGRIIEIYGPESSGKTTLTLHAIAEAQKAGGIAAFIDAEHAFDRNYAEKLGVDIENLIISQPDNGEQALEIAENLIRSGAIDIVVIDSVAALTPKSEIEGEMGDSKMGLHARLMSQALRKLTGTISKTNCTVFFINQLREKIGVMFGNPETTTGGNALKFYASVRLDIRRSSQIKDGENVIGNRTKVKVVKNKVAPPFKTAEFDIMYGEGVSKTGEILDLAVEFEIVKKAGSWFSYGDTKLGQGRDAVKSLIKDNPELADELEAKIKAHIKELANA; encoded by the coding sequence ATGAGTTCAGAAAAAGAAGCCAAATTAAAAGCGTTACAACTTACGCTTGACAAACTAGATAAGACCTACGGAAAAGGAACCGTAATGAAAATGGGCGATAAAGCCATTGTAGAAGTTGAAACTATTTCTTCAGGTTCTCTTGGTGTTGATTTAGCACTTGGAGTAAACGGTTATCCAAAAGGAAGAATTATCGAAATATACGGACCAGAATCTTCTGGTAAAACGACTTTAACTTTACACGCAATTGCCGAAGCTCAGAAAGCAGGCGGAATTGCCGCTTTTATAGATGCTGAACATGCTTTTGATAGAAATTATGCCGAAAAATTAGGCGTTGATATCGAAAACCTGATCATCTCTCAGCCAGACAACGGAGAACAAGCTTTAGAAATTGCCGAAAACTTAATTCGTTCCGGAGCAATTGATATTGTTGTAATTGACTCGGTTGCTGCATTAACTCCAAAAAGTGAGATTGAAGGCGAAATGGGAGATTCTAAAATGGGTCTTCACGCACGTTTGATGTCTCAGGCTTTAAGAAAATTAACAGGAACTATCAGTAAAACAAATTGTACTGTTTTCTTCATCAACCAGTTGAGAGAGAAAATTGGTGTGATGTTTGGAAATCCTGAAACTACAACGGGGGGTAATGCCTTAAAATTCTACGCTTCAGTACGTTTAGACATTCGTCGTTCTTCTCAAATTAAAGATGGAGAAAACGTAATTGGAAACAGAACTAAAGTAAAAGTGGTCAAAAATAAAGTAGCTCCGCCTTTTAAAACTGCCGAATTCGACATTATGTACGGAGAAGGGGTTTCTAAAACTGGAGAAATTTTAGATTTGGCGGTTGAATTTGAAATCGTCAAAAAAGCAGGATCCTGGTTTAGCTACGGTGATACCAAATTAGGACAAGGTCGTGATGCTGTAAAATCTTTAATTAAAGATAATCCGGAATTAGCTGATGAATTAGAAGCTAAAATTAAAGCACATATTAAAGAATTAGCAAACGCTTAA
- a CDS encoding acyl-CoA thioesterase: MNPKHPSESLTILTDLVLPSETNPLNNLFGGELLARMDRAASIAARRHSRRIVVTASVNHVAFNRAIPLGAVVTIEAKVSRSFKSSMEVFIDVWVEDRESGSRTKANEAIYTFVAVDDSGRPVEVPAIIPETELEIQRFDAALRRKQLSLLLAGKIKPAEATELKALFL, from the coding sequence ATGAATCCAAAACATCCTTCAGAATCCCTGACAATTTTAACAGATTTAGTTTTACCGAGCGAAACAAATCCTTTAAATAACCTTTTTGGTGGCGAATTATTAGCCCGTATGGATCGTGCTGCCAGTATTGCGGCCCGCAGGCATTCTCGCCGAATTGTAGTAACGGCTTCTGTAAATCACGTGGCATTTAACAGAGCAATTCCTCTTGGAGCAGTAGTCACAATAGAAGCAAAGGTTTCAAGATCTTTTAAAAGTTCTATGGAAGTTTTTATTGATGTTTGGGTAGAAGACCGTGAATCCGGAAGCAGAACCAAAGCTAACGAAGCCATTTATACTTTTGTGGCAGTGGATGATAGCGGAAGACCTGTTGAAGTGCCCGCAATTATACCGGAAACGGAATTAGAAATACAACGTTTTGACGCTGCACTTCGTCGTAAACAACTAAGTTTACTACTTGCCGGAAAAATAAAACCAGCTGAAGCCACAGAATTAAAGGCTTTGTTTTTATAG
- a CDS encoding DNA polymerase III subunit delta', which yields MQFSQILGQDYIKSHLIKSAASGRIPHAQLFIGPEGSGTLSTAIAYAQYILCNNTGNENENGNDSCNLKFQNISHPDLHFIYPTVTTEDVKTKPKSLDFIQDWRTFIQEMPYGGLFDWYKMLGVQNKQGEIRVEDAQEVLKSLSLKSYEGGYKIMIIWMADKMNIAASNKLLKLLEEPSDKTIFILISENEEDIIQTIRSRCQVIHFNGLPEKVIAEALVSKENVDSNLAKKIAHQAQGNFNKALSLLKEDDAEFPFEQWFVNWVRAAFRAKGNAAAIQDLISWSEEIAGLGRESQKKFIQFCIEMFRQALLLNYQAPSLVYIEPRVDKFKLENFAPFVNGNNIHEIFKELSDAMYHIERNGNAKIILTDLSIKLTRLIHKK from the coding sequence ATGCAATTTTCACAAATTTTAGGTCAGGATTACATCAAAAGTCACTTGATAAAAAGTGCTGCTTCAGGACGAATTCCGCATGCACAATTATTCATTGGACCAGAAGGAAGTGGTACATTATCTACCGCCATTGCTTACGCGCAATATATTTTATGTAATAACACCGGTAACGAAAATGAAAACGGCAACGATTCCTGCAATCTGAAGTTTCAAAACATTTCGCATCCCGACCTCCACTTTATATATCCTACAGTTACAACAGAGGACGTAAAAACAAAACCAAAAAGTTTAGATTTCATTCAGGACTGGCGCACTTTTATTCAGGAAATGCCTTATGGAGGTTTATTTGACTGGTATAAGATGCTTGGTGTTCAAAACAAACAAGGAGAAATTCGTGTCGAAGATGCTCAGGAAGTTTTAAAATCACTATCATTAAAATCATATGAGGGTGGTTATAAAATTATGATTATCTGGATGGCCGATAAAATGAATATCGCTGCATCAAATAAATTATTGAAACTTCTCGAAGAACCCTCAGATAAAACTATTTTTATTCTGATTTCTGAAAATGAGGAAGACATTATACAAACCATACGATCTCGTTGCCAAGTAATTCACTTTAATGGTTTACCCGAAAAAGTAATTGCCGAAGCATTAGTTTCCAAAGAAAACGTTGATTCCAACCTAGCTAAAAAGATCGCACATCAGGCTCAGGGAAATTTCAATAAGGCACTTTCTTTATTAAAAGAAGATGATGCTGAATTTCCTTTTGAACAATGGTTTGTCAATTGGGTTCGTGCCGCTTTTAGGGCAAAAGGAAATGCCGCCGCCATTCAGGATTTAATTTCCTGGAGTGAAGAAATTGCCGGACTTGGTCGCGAAAGCCAGAAAAAATTCATTCAGTTTTGTATCGAAATGTTCCGACAAGCGCTTTTATTAAATTATCAGGCTCCCAGTTTGGTTTACATCGAACCAAGAGTTGATAAATTTAAGCTGGAAAATTTCGCGCCTTTTGTAAACGGAAATAATATTCATGAAATCTTCAAAGAGCTTTCAGATGCGATGTATCACATTGAAAGAAACGGAAATGCAAAAATAATTTTAACTGATTTATCTATAAAACTGACTCGTTTAATTCATAAAAAATAG
- a CDS encoding DoxX family protein — MNNVASILLLAFLALTFLQSGYEKIFYWKDNVEWLKGHFAKTPLKNHVPLALFHLLVLELISGILCVVGAIQLVTNSGREFGFYGAIFSCISLLMMLFGQRLAKDYDGARTIVIYFIPAVMAVYWLN; from the coding sequence ATGAATAATGTTGCCTCCATTTTACTGTTAGCGTTTTTAGCCTTAACCTTTTTACAATCAGGTTATGAGAAAATTTTTTACTGGAAAGATAATGTCGAATGGCTAAAAGGGCATTTCGCCAAAACGCCACTAAAAAACCATGTACCCCTCGCCTTATTTCATCTTTTAGTTTTAGAATTAATTTCCGGAATTTTATGCGTTGTTGGCGCGATACAATTAGTAACAAACAGTGGTCGTGAATTTGGTTTTTATGGCGCTATTTTTTCCTGTATTTCTTTGTTGATGATGCTTTTCGGACAACGATTAGCAAAAGATTACGATGGAGCAAGAACCATTGTTATCTATTTTATTCCAGCTGTCATGGCTGTTTATTGGTTGAATTAA